The following are encoded in a window of Deltaproteobacteria bacterium genomic DNA:
- a CDS encoding DUF86 domain-containing protein codes for MIETDVIESKLRFLKEYLVDLEEFETISLEDYRTNKKDQRFVERTLQLACECCLDIAAHLVSRLGYREPRDNKDLFAVLSENQVITGPVHESMVKMAKFRNIVVHDYTRIDPEIVVGILRDHLADFRRFAKEIIDFSEDWQRV; via the coding sequence ATGATAGAAACGGACGTGATCGAATCCAAACTTCGGTTTTTGAAAGAATATCTGGTGGATCTCGAGGAATTCGAAACGATTTCTCTGGAAGACTACCGGACGAATAAGAAGGACCAGCGTTTTGTGGAGCGAACGCTCCAACTCGCCTGCGAATGCTGCCTAGACATAGCGGCCCACCTCGTTTCACGGCTGGGCTACAGGGAACCCAGGGACAACAAGGATTTGTTTGCCGTATTGTCCGAGAATCAAGTTATCACCGGGCCTGTCCATGAATCCATGGTCAAGATGGCCAAGTTCCGGAACATTGTTGTGCACGACTACACTCGCATCGACCCCGAAATCGTCGTAGGAATCCTGAGAGACCACTTGGCGGATTTCAGACGATTCGCTAAAGAAATTATAGACTTTTCAGAAGATTGGCAGAGGGTTTGA
- a CDS encoding nucleotidyltransferase domain-containing protein: MKSAIEQTLNQDVPRLMRRHLAVRSAYVFGSVATGFERVHSDVDVTVRVDRGLTPVEMFDLRLKIADALEDLLGRPVDVVVLNTASLKMIHQVMTTGRRLYAADPEEETAFRLQKRKEYFDFQYYLKDDRKALKAFYGC; encoded by the coding sequence ATGAAATCCGCCATCGAGCAAACACTGAATCAGGACGTGCCGCGACTGATGCGCCGCCACTTGGCGGTCCGGTCCGCCTATGTGTTCGGATCCGTGGCCACGGGATTCGAACGTGTGCATAGCGATGTGGATGTTACGGTAAGGGTGGACAGAGGTCTTACGCCGGTGGAGATGTTCGACCTCAGGCTGAAGATCGCCGACGCGCTTGAGGATCTTCTGGGCCGTCCGGTGGATGTGGTGGTGTTGAACACGGCGTCGCTGAAAATGATCCATCAGGTCATGACCACCGGCCGCAGGCTGTATGCAGCGGATCCGGAAGAAGAAACCGCCTTTCGCCTTCAGAAGAGGAAGGAGTATTTCGATTTTCAATACTACCTGAAAGACGACCGGAAGGCTTTAAAAGCATTCTATGGGTGCTGA
- a CDS encoding DUF86 domain-containing protein: protein MTKGSSSPDLEEYESISLEDYRTNKKDQRFVERTLQLACECCLDRVAAHLVSRLGYREPRDNKDLFAVLSENQVITEPVHEATVKIAQFREVVVHDYARIDPEIVTGILRNHLADFKRFAGEVIGFIEGHGI, encoded by the coding sequence ATAACAAAAGGGTCAAGTTCGCCGGATCTCGAGGAATACGAATCGATTTCTCTGGAAGACTACCGGACGAATAAAAAGGACCAGCGGTTTGTGGAGCGAACGCTCCAACTCGCCTGCGAATGCTGCCTGGACAGGGTAGCGGCCCACCTCGTTTCACGGCTGGGCTACAGGGAACCCAGGGACAACAAGGATTTGTTTGCCGTTTTGTCCGAGAATCAAGTTATCACCGAGCCTGTCCATGAAGCCACGGTCAAGATTGCCCAATTCAGGGAAGTTGTGGTGCATGACTACGCCCGAATCGACCCTGAAATCGTCACCGGCATCCTGAGAAACCATTTGGCGGATTTCAAGCGGTTCGCCGGGGAAGTCATCGGTTTTATCGAAGGACACGGAATCTGA
- a CDS encoding type II toxin-antitoxin system VapC family toxin, whose amino-acid sequence MIGVIDTSALIRLFVPDGPIPDGLDEFFQGVERGRNIAIAPELIVVESANVINKKRKAGEISEEESRQLLLDILAMPIRLFPHRPLIQPSFDLASEYELTLYDALFLALATAQGAIVFSTDEAMVKVAGLMNL is encoded by the coding sequence ATGATCGGGGTCATCGATACTTCGGCCCTGATACGGCTTTTTGTACCGGATGGACCCATACCGGATGGACTTGATGAATTTTTTCAAGGGGTTGAGCGAGGCCGAAATATTGCTATTGCCCCGGAACTGATCGTGGTGGAATCCGCGAATGTGATCAATAAGAAACGTAAAGCCGGCGAAATCTCTGAAGAGGAAAGCCGTCAGCTCTTGTTGGATATTCTTGCCATGCCGATTCGGCTTTTTCCTCATAGGCCTCTAATTCAGCCTTCTTTTGACTTGGCCTCTGAATATGAATTGACACTATATGATGCACTTTTTCTTGCCTTGGCGACAGCACAGGGGGCAATCGTGTTTTCCACTGATGAAGCCATGGTCAAGGTTGCCGGGCTGATGAATTTATAA
- a CDS encoding DUF2971 domain-containing protein — MVQDAGRKRGVFCVSKTKESVSMWAHYASNHRGVIIEFDHGALVDEEHQVRSFKVNYQDSLPNLCQYRAAVESGDPVEFSKLFFCTKSTEWKNEQEWRFFTEPADSFLDLPEGSITRVILGAKMPDMTKNLIRQWIRSSDQKIILSNAYPSKYSFKIIAKDRLGD, encoded by the coding sequence ATGGTTCAGGACGCAGGTCGCAAGAGGGGAGTATTTTGTGTTTCAAAAACAAAGGAAAGCGTTAGTATGTGGGCACACTATGCTTCAAATCATCGAGGCGTCATAATCGAATTCGATCATGGAGCCCTTGTCGATGAAGAGCACCAAGTTAGGTCCTTTAAGGTGAATTACCAGGACTCGCTGCCAAACCTATGCCAATATAGAGCGGCTGTGGAGTCGGGAGATCCTGTAGAATTTTCTAAGTTATTTTTCTGCACCAAATCAACAGAATGGAAAAACGAGCAAGAATGGCGCTTTTTCACCGAACCCGCGGATAGTTTCCTGGATCTGCCTGAGGGATCCATTACGAGGGTTATCCTCGGTGCCAAGATGCCTGACATGACCAAGAATTTGATACGACAATGGATACGGAGTAGCGATCAGAAAATCATTCTGTCAAATGCTTATCCTTCAAAATATTCGTTCAAAATCATAGCGAAGGACCGTCTCGGGGATTAG
- a CDS encoding FRG domain-containing protein, with translation MSRKSKWCKPKVEDGFGQVQFSSWKRFYEYLNEEMHEHGSCIWRGQRCDNWRAKSTFDRLFKKLDHRDMRSSAFKQSHLERIQFASRGRRGSNPPELEENQWWALGQHHGLATPLLDWTTSPFVAAFFAFAELGEKQTSHRAIYALNKPLVEEKGRELFDPVEETWVGLTASRGVEFIKPMSNENQSLIAQGGEFTKTPINTDLEYWVKSWFQGEETYILLRLLVPDKDRKECLRALNRMNINHLSLFPDLYGASKYCNLFAEIENY, from the coding sequence ATGAGCCGAAAATCCAAGTGGTGCAAGCCTAAGGTTGAAGATGGTTTTGGGCAGGTTCAGTTCAGTTCTTGGAAGCGCTTTTATGAGTACCTGAATGAAGAGATGCATGAACACGGATCGTGCATTTGGCGGGGGCAGCGATGCGATAATTGGCGGGCGAAATCCACCTTTGACCGACTGTTTAAGAAACTTGACCATAGAGACATGAGAAGTTCGGCGTTTAAGCAGTCTCACCTTGAACGGATCCAATTTGCTTCACGAGGCAGAAGAGGTTCAAATCCTCCTGAGCTTGAAGAAAACCAATGGTGGGCGTTAGGCCAGCACCACGGACTCGCCACTCCCCTATTGGACTGGACCACATCGCCCTTTGTTGCCGCTTTCTTTGCATTCGCTGAGCTTGGTGAAAAGCAGACTTCACATAGAGCCATCTATGCACTCAACAAACCTCTCGTGGAAGAGAAGGGTAGGGAGCTATTCGACCCTGTGGAAGAAACATGGGTCGGGCTCACAGCGAGTAGGGGGGTCGAGTTCATCAAACCGATGTCGAACGAAAATCAAAGCTTGATCGCTCAAGGCGGAGAATTCACTAAGACGCCGATTAATACTGATTTGGAATATTGGGTTAAGAGTTGGTTCCAAGGGGAAGAGACGTACATCCTTCTGAGGCTTTTAGTGCCAGACAAGGATCGCAAAGAATGTCTACGGGCACTCAATAGGATGAACATTAATCACCTTAGTCTATTCCCGGACCTTTATGGTGCATCCAAGTACTGTAATCTATTCGCAGAAATTGAGAATTATTGA
- a CDS encoding YifB family Mg chelatase-like AAA ATPase, with amino-acid sequence MLSKVLSSATLGIDAYIVEVEVDIASGLPSLSTVGLAEGAVRESKDRVKAAVKNAGYDFPVDRITVNLAPADRRKEGSGFDLPIAVGILAATGAIKGAMLDHFAMSGELALDARVKSVRGVLPMAIEARTRGLKGVLVPKENVPEAAVVKGIGVYGAENLIQVVEFLNGNDAIPRVEGGTLDEAPAPPEHMVDFNEVKGQEQAKRALEVAAAGGHNVIMVGPPGSGKTMLAKRIPTVLPVLSFDESLECSKIYSVMGLMPQGAGLVNIRPYRSPHHTISDAGLIGGGVIPKPGEVSLAHHGVLFLDELPEFKKNVLEVLRQPLEDGVVTIARASSSITYPARFMLVAAMNPCPCGYLGDPKHGCTCSSQAINRYHNRISGPLFDRIDIQVHVPAVQYKDLSADTAGDPSSTIQERVQRARKLQLERFNGVPIFSNAQMTSRLIQRFCKLDTEGRTLLERAMEHLGLSARGYARILKIARTIADLQQEEHISAVHLSEAIQYRSLDRRRG; translated from the coding sequence ATGCTGTCCAAAGTGCTGAGTTCGGCCACCTTAGGTATCGACGCCTATATTGTTGAAGTGGAAGTGGACATTGCCAGCGGTCTGCCCTCCTTGTCCACTGTAGGCCTGGCCGAGGGCGCGGTCCGGGAGAGCAAGGACCGGGTCAAGGCCGCCGTGAAAAACGCGGGATACGATTTTCCCGTTGACCGCATCACCGTGAACCTCGCTCCGGCCGATCGCCGCAAGGAGGGTTCCGGCTTCGATCTGCCCATAGCGGTGGGGATTCTGGCCGCCACGGGCGCGATCAAAGGGGCCATGCTCGACCATTTCGCCATGAGCGGCGAACTGGCGCTGGACGCACGGGTCAAGAGCGTGCGGGGCGTGCTCCCCATGGCCATCGAGGCCCGGACCCGAGGCCTCAAGGGCGTCCTGGTGCCCAAGGAAAACGTGCCCGAGGCGGCGGTGGTGAAGGGCATTGGCGTGTACGGGGCTGAAAACCTGATCCAAGTGGTCGAGTTCCTGAACGGCAACGACGCCATACCGCGTGTGGAAGGAGGAACCCTCGATGAGGCGCCCGCTCCGCCTGAACACATGGTGGACTTCAATGAAGTGAAGGGCCAGGAGCAGGCCAAGCGGGCCCTCGAGGTGGCCGCCGCCGGCGGGCATAATGTCATTATGGTAGGGCCGCCCGGGTCGGGCAAGACCATGCTGGCCAAACGCATTCCTACCGTGTTGCCCGTGCTTTCCTTCGACGAATCCCTCGAGTGCTCGAAAATCTACAGCGTCATGGGACTCATGCCCCAGGGGGCGGGCCTGGTGAACATCCGGCCGTACCGTTCTCCCCATCACACCATATCCGACGCCGGCCTCATCGGCGGAGGAGTGATCCCCAAGCCGGGGGAGGTCAGCTTGGCCCATCACGGGGTCCTGTTTCTGGACGAACTGCCGGAATTCAAGAAGAACGTCCTCGAGGTATTGCGGCAGCCCTTGGAAGACGGCGTGGTCACCATTGCCCGGGCCTCCTCGAGCATCACCTATCCGGCTCGGTTCATGCTCGTGGCCGCCATGAATCCCTGCCCCTGCGGATATCTGGGGGACCCCAAGCACGGGTGCACGTGCAGCTCCCAGGCCATCAACCGGTATCACAACCGTATTTCAGGGCCCTTGTTCGACCGCATCGACATTCAGGTGCACGTACCTGCCGTGCAATATAAAGACCTGAGCGCGGACACGGCCGGGGACCCGTCGAGCACGATTCAGGAACGGGTCCAGCGGGCCCGCAAGCTCCAGCTCGAACGGTTCAACGGCGTTCCCATCTTCTCCAACGCCCAAATGACGAGCCGGCTCATCCAGCGCTTCTGTAAACTCGATACCGAAGGCCGCACCCTCCTCGAACGGGCCATGGAGCACCTCGGCCTGTCCGCCCGGGGCTACGCCCGGATCCTCAAAATCGCCCGCACCATCGCGGATCTTCAGCAGGAGGAACACATTTCCGCCGTGCACCTGTCCGAAGCCATCCAGTACCGGAGTCTGGATCGAAGGAGGGGGTAG
- a CDS encoding (2Fe-2S)-binding protein has product MISLTVNGKRYQVDVSPDTPLLWVIRESLGLTGTKFGCGMAQCGACTVLLDGEAVRSCVAPVSRAIGREVTTIEGLSPDLSHPLQQAWIAEDVPQCGYCQSGQLMSAAVLLREKPQPTDEDIDQAMAGNLCRCGTYPRIRKAIHRAAGMIAKGGAK; this is encoded by the coding sequence ATGATCTCATTAACAGTGAACGGAAAAAGATATCAGGTAGACGTGAGCCCGGATACGCCGCTTCTCTGGGTGATCCGGGAAAGCCTCGGACTTACGGGAACCAAATTCGGTTGCGGGATGGCCCAGTGCGGCGCCTGTACCGTACTTCTGGATGGAGAGGCGGTTCGCTCCTGCGTTGCGCCGGTGTCGCGGGCCATCGGCAGAGAGGTGACCACCATCGAGGGTCTCTCGCCCGATCTGAGTCATCCATTGCAGCAGGCCTGGATTGCCGAAGATGTGCCGCAGTGCGGATACTGCCAATCGGGACAACTGATGAGTGCGGCCGTGCTCTTGCGCGAAAAACCACAGCCTACGGATGAAGACATCGATCAGGCGATGGCGGGAAACCTCTGCCGATGTGGCACCTACCCGCGCATCCGAAAGGCGATCCACCGTGCGGCCGGCATGATCGCGAAGGGAGGCGCCAAATGA
- a CDS encoding xanthine dehydrogenase family protein molybdopterin-binding subunit yields the protein MNALAMERRQFLRFSLAAAGGLVIGLYFPGKSGPAHAQEQAVDFMPNAFVRIGADERITVIVNHSEMGQGVYTSLPMLLAEELDADWNRIGFEPAPVDPVYYHPVFGMQMTGGSSSVWSGFEQFRMAGAVARAMLVAAAAQHWSVDPATLRTESGAVLDPNNRKLSYGRLAEAAAKLTPPAEAALKDPKDFKLIGKPMKRLDTAEKVNGQAVFGIDVKPPRMLTAVLARAPIFGATMKSFDDSRAAGMPGVRKIVAVPSGVAVIADSFWQAKTARDALRIDWDEGPMRSFNTDRIMQQFREHATTPGKSVRREGDPDAAFAKASQKIEAVYEFPYLSHAMMEPLNCAVDLRADSCEIWTGTQFQSLDRANAAKVAGLPDEKVRIHTTFLGGGFGRRANPNSDFVVEAVHVAKTAELPVRVLWTREDDMQGGWYRPMFLHAIAGSLDANGEPVSWRSRLVGQSIFAGTPFESMIEKNGYDPSAVEGVEDLPYAIPNLAIEYHQAEVHVPVQWWRSVGHTHTGFAVECFIDELAALSGKDPYRFRHTLLPEHPRHRRVLELAAEKAGWDKPLPKGRGRGIAVHLSFKSFNAQVAEVSVTKGEVRVHRIVSVVDCGRYVNPDIIDAQLQGGAIFGASAALFQELTFENGRLQQTNFHTYPLLRMHECPNIETYIVESNEESGGIGEPGVPCTAPAIANAIFAATGKRIRKLPIRMTEAI from the coding sequence ATGAACGCTCTCGCGATGGAGCGCCGGCAATTCCTCCGATTTTCGCTTGCGGCCGCCGGCGGGCTGGTGATCGGATTGTACTTTCCGGGCAAGAGCGGACCTGCTCATGCGCAAGAGCAGGCCGTCGATTTCATGCCGAACGCCTTTGTGCGGATCGGCGCGGACGAGCGAATCACCGTCATCGTGAATCACTCGGAGATGGGACAGGGCGTTTATACGTCGCTGCCCATGCTGCTTGCGGAGGAGCTCGATGCGGACTGGAACCGGATCGGCTTTGAACCGGCGCCGGTCGATCCGGTATACTACCATCCGGTCTTTGGCATGCAAATGACCGGGGGGAGTTCGAGCGTGTGGTCGGGATTCGAGCAATTTCGCATGGCCGGCGCCGTGGCCCGCGCCATGCTCGTGGCCGCCGCGGCACAACACTGGAGCGTGGATCCCGCAACGCTTCGCACGGAGTCCGGCGCAGTCCTCGACCCCAATAATCGAAAGCTATCCTATGGCCGGCTCGCCGAAGCCGCGGCGAAACTAACACCGCCCGCTGAAGCGGCATTGAAAGACCCAAAGGACTTCAAGCTCATCGGCAAGCCGATGAAACGCCTGGATACCGCGGAAAAGGTGAATGGCCAGGCGGTCTTCGGAATCGACGTCAAGCCGCCTCGAATGTTGACGGCGGTCCTTGCCCGAGCGCCGATCTTCGGCGCAACGATGAAGAGCTTCGATGATTCCCGCGCAGCCGGTATGCCCGGCGTGCGCAAAATCGTGGCCGTGCCCTCCGGCGTCGCGGTCATCGCGGACTCCTTCTGGCAGGCCAAGACCGCGCGTGACGCCCTTCGAATCGATTGGGACGAAGGACCGATGCGTTCCTTCAACACCGATCGGATCATGCAGCAATTCCGTGAGCATGCGACCACTCCGGGCAAGAGCGTGCGCCGCGAAGGCGACCCCGATGCGGCATTCGCAAAGGCGTCCCAAAAGATCGAGGCGGTCTACGAGTTTCCGTATCTCTCACACGCCATGATGGAACCGCTGAATTGCGCCGTGGATTTGCGGGCGGACTCTTGCGAGATCTGGACCGGGACCCAGTTCCAGAGCCTCGACCGCGCGAACGCAGCCAAGGTCGCCGGACTCCCGGATGAAAAGGTCCGGATACACACCACGTTTCTGGGCGGCGGTTTCGGCCGTCGCGCCAACCCGAACTCGGATTTCGTGGTTGAAGCCGTCCATGTGGCAAAGACAGCGGAGCTGCCCGTCAGGGTGCTCTGGACGCGCGAGGACGATATGCAGGGCGGCTGGTATCGGCCGATGTTCCTGCACGCGATCGCGGGCAGCCTGGATGCGAACGGCGAACCGGTCAGTTGGAGATCGCGTCTGGTCGGCCAATCCATATTTGCGGGAACTCCGTTCGAAAGCATGATCGAGAAGAACGGATACGATCCATCGGCCGTTGAAGGCGTCGAAGATCTTCCCTATGCGATTCCCAACCTGGCGATCGAGTATCACCAGGCTGAAGTCCATGTTCCGGTTCAGTGGTGGCGATCGGTGGGGCATACTCACACCGGTTTCGCCGTCGAGTGTTTCATCGACGAACTCGCCGCCCTCTCGGGCAAGGATCCTTACCGGTTCAGGCACACTTTGCTGCCGGAGCATCCCCGACATCGTCGAGTTCTCGAACTCGCGGCGGAAAAGGCCGGATGGGATAAGCCCCTGCCCAAGGGACGAGGCCGGGGCATCGCAGTGCATTTATCGTTTAAGAGCTTTAACGCGCAGGTAGCTGAAGTCTCGGTCACAAAGGGAGAGGTGCGGGTGCATCGGATCGTAAGCGTGGTGGATTGCGGCCGCTACGTGAACCCGGACATCATTGACGCGCAACTGCAGGGCGGCGCCATATTCGGCGCTTCAGCGGCCCTGTTTCAAGAACTCACCTTCGAGAACGGCCGATTGCAGCAAACGAATTTTCATACGTATCCTCTCCTGCGCATGCACGAATGCCCGAACATTGAAACATACATTGTCGAAAGCAACGAGGAGTCGGGCGGCATTGGAGAGCCGGGGGTGCCGTGCACGGCGCCGGCGATCGCCAATGCGATTTTCGCCGCGACGGGAAAGCGGATCCGCAAACTGCCGATCCGCATGACGGAGGCCATATGA
- a CDS encoding DNA integrity scanning protein DisA nucleotide-binding domain protein: MGDLATSYAAVRWQDIVDIALNSYILFRFYVLFRDTNAFRVLLGITLLWFLNRISFSFGLIVTSWAFQGITAVGALIIIVVFRNEIRSVLQVRDLRALLWELHPKASRSPVGVMADSVFALSRTYTGALIVLPGMEEIDDVVHSGIPWDGKVSREMLMTIFWTESPVHDGAVIIQDDRVKEVGAILPLSQRQDFPSYYGTRHRAAAGLSEAKDALVVAVSEERGTVTVAKNSHMATVSRKEQLEEMIMHHLEGKRGRRTYPGKEYLELGTALLLSFFIITGVWYSFTRGRDTTVAFDVPIEYINRSPAVAISNTSTNELRVFLSGSRSLIQSVRPEQLRARIDMTGTKEGLNIVKITEADIEYPPGLALKEIHPEEIEVLLDAYGNKTLPVQVDWTGKLPGDLNMEKVTVAPDKVVITGPKKILEQMYTLYTEKVPLDGLKKSGKITARIVLDPVSLTLAQGSKDTVTIEYVLAEKER; encoded by the coding sequence ATGGGCGATTTGGCGACCTCTTATGCCGCGGTTCGATGGCAGGATATTGTCGATATAGCATTGAACAGCTATATTCTCTTCCGGTTCTATGTCCTGTTTCGGGACACGAACGCGTTCAGAGTGCTCCTAGGCATAACCCTTCTTTGGTTCTTGAATAGGATTTCCTTTTCTTTCGGATTGATCGTAACCAGTTGGGCCTTTCAGGGCATCACCGCTGTCGGCGCATTGATCATCATCGTGGTGTTTCGAAATGAGATCCGATCCGTGCTGCAGGTCAGAGACCTGAGGGCCCTGTTATGGGAACTGCACCCAAAAGCAAGCCGCTCGCCCGTCGGCGTTATGGCGGACTCCGTGTTCGCGCTCTCACGAACATATACCGGTGCTCTGATCGTGCTCCCCGGCATGGAAGAAATCGATGATGTCGTACACAGCGGAATACCATGGGACGGCAAGGTGTCCAGAGAGATGCTCATGACCATATTCTGGACCGAGAGTCCGGTTCACGATGGAGCGGTGATCATTCAGGACGATCGGGTGAAAGAAGTCGGGGCCATCCTTCCGTTATCACAGCGACAGGATTTTCCTTCCTACTATGGGACCCGCCATCGGGCCGCGGCGGGGCTGAGCGAAGCCAAGGACGCTCTCGTGGTGGCGGTGTCCGAGGAGCGGGGAACCGTTACGGTGGCCAAGAATTCCCATATGGCGACGGTCAGCCGGAAAGAACAGCTCGAGGAAATGATCATGCATCATCTGGAGGGAAAACGCGGCCGGCGGACGTACCCCGGAAAAGAATACCTCGAGCTGGGTACGGCCCTGCTGCTGTCCTTCTTCATCATCACGGGGGTATGGTATAGTTTTACGAGGGGCAGAGACACCACGGTGGCCTTCGACGTGCCGATCGAGTACATAAACCGCAGTCCGGCAGTGGCTATCTCGAATACCTCCACGAATGAACTCCGTGTTTTTCTGAGCGGATCGAGATCGTTGATTCAGTCCGTCCGGCCTGAACAGCTTCGGGCGCGTATCGACATGACGGGGACCAAGGAAGGCTTGAATATCGTTAAAATAACGGAGGCCGACATTGAATACCCGCCGGGTCTTGCCCTGAAAGAGATTCACCCTGAAGAAATCGAAGTCCTTCTGGATGCGTACGGTAACAAAACCTTGCCTGTCCAGGTAGATTGGACAGGCAAGCTTCCCGGTGATTTGAATATGGAAAAGGTCACCGTTGCGCCCGATAAGGTCGTTATCACAGGTCCAAAGAAAATCCTGGAGCAGATGTACACCCTGTATACGGAGAAAGTGCCCCTGGACGGCTTAAAAAAATCCGGCAAAATCACCGCCAGGATAGTACTGGATCCGGTGTCGCTGACACTGGCCCAAGGTTCAAAGGATACGGTTACCATAGAGTATGTACTGGCGGAGAAAGAACGATGA
- a CDS encoding DUF2914 domain-containing protein codes for MKRHVFLFWISIVLQLTFSLSSALSQGLFGEEEISSAKGPTLERAVLCKELTGCIPKNKAVIFSISYGKVICLTEFDRVPEYTTVLHKWFRKDILVTSIKLALEPPRWSTFSSIELRSADKGPWRVDVVDETGKVLAALRFSVTD; via the coding sequence ATGAAGCGACACGTCTTTCTGTTCTGGATTTCAATCGTTCTTCAGCTTACCTTTAGCTTGTCGTCCGCCCTCTCACAAGGCCTGTTCGGCGAGGAAGAGATTTCATCCGCCAAGGGACCGACACTCGAACGGGCCGTGTTATGCAAGGAATTAACGGGATGCATCCCCAAGAACAAAGCCGTGATCTTCTCTATTTCGTATGGCAAGGTCATCTGTCTGACGGAGTTCGATCGCGTGCCGGAATATACGACCGTTCTGCACAAATGGTTTCGCAAAGATATACTTGTGACCTCGATCAAGCTGGCTCTCGAGCCTCCCCGATGGTCGACATTCAGCAGCATAGAGCTTAGATCGGCCGACAAGGGACCTTGGAGGGTGGACGTGGTCGACGAGACGGGTAAGGTGTTGGCCGCATTACGTTTCAGCGTAACGGACTAG
- a CDS encoding sigma-54-dependent Fis family transcriptional regulator, with the protein MGTILIIDDDPQLRYSFEKLLSRKGHKVQTAPTGEAGIDMIRSMNPDLVISDVRLPGMSGLELFRAVHGIWPKLPVIIMTAYGTTDTAIEATKLGAFDYVLKPFEIPDMLSLIDQALDTASSMRSQQEMKDVPAIPSHDAIGGHSRAMQDVYKAIGRVAPTDATVLIRGESGTGKELVAKAIHQHSLRSERPYVVINCVAIPDTLLESELFGYEKGAFTGAPSRRVGRIEQGSGGTVFLDEIGDMPLSIQAKILRLLQEKTIERLGGNEAIKADVRILAATNRDLETAVARGEFRKDLYYRLNVVTIALPPLRERDDDIDLLADMFLARYSRQMGMPNPGMNEEVRAVLRTYSWPGNVRELGNLVQMALIFSRGSVITLENKFLQAIRDTSHGQKRESELSQETMRHYVRSTLQSNEEKDLFASLIDHFSGIIISEALNLTGGNRSQAAKLLGLSRPTLLAKIEKYGITIEASAKMS; encoded by the coding sequence TTGGGAACGATTCTGATTATTGATGACGATCCGCAATTGAGGTACAGCTTCGAAAAGTTGCTGAGCCGGAAGGGACACAAGGTTCAAACGGCTCCCACCGGCGAGGCCGGCATCGACATGATTCGTTCCATGAATCCGGATCTGGTCATTTCCGACGTTCGCCTTCCGGGTATGAGCGGATTGGAATTGTTCAGAGCCGTACACGGGATATGGCCGAAACTCCCGGTGATTATCATGACCGCCTACGGCACAACCGATACGGCGATCGAGGCTACGAAACTGGGCGCGTTTGACTATGTGCTCAAACCCTTCGAAATTCCCGACATGCTGAGCCTGATCGATCAGGCCCTGGACACGGCCTCTTCCATGCGATCCCAGCAGGAAATGAAAGACGTCCCCGCCATTCCCTCGCATGACGCCATCGGCGGCCACAGCAGGGCCATGCAGGACGTATACAAAGCCATCGGTCGGGTGGCTCCCACCGACGCCACGGTGCTCATTCGCGGCGAGTCCGGAACCGGAAAGGAACTGGTGGCAAAAGCGATTCACCAGCACAGTCTGCGTTCGGAGAGACCATATGTGGTCATCAATTGTGTCGCCATTCCGGACACGTTGCTCGAGAGTGAGCTTTTCGGATACGAAAAAGGAGCCTTTACGGGCGCGCCCAGCCGCCGCGTGGGAAGGATCGAACAGGGTTCCGGCGGCACCGTGTTTCTGGACGAGATCGGTGACATGCCCTTGAGCATACAAGCCAAAATCCTTCGCCTGCTCCAGGAAAAAACCATCGAGCGCCTGGGTGGCAACGAGGCGATCAAGGCGGACGTTCGTATTCTAGCCGCCACCAACCGGGATCTGGAAACAGCGGTCGCCCGTGGAGAATTCCGAAAGGATCTCTACTACAGGCTCAACGTGGTCACCATTGCCCTGCCGCCTCTTCGGGAACGCGACGACGACATCGACCTCCTCGCCGATATGTTTCTGGCTCGATATTCCAGACAGATGGGCATGCCTAATCCCGGCATGAACGAAGAAGTCAGAGCCGTGCTGCGAACCTACTCCTGGCCCGGCAACGTTCGGGAACTGGGTAACCTGGTCCAGATGGCGCTGATCTTCAGCCGCGGCAGCGTCATAACCCTCGAAAATAAGTTTCTCCAGGCTATACGAGACACGAGCCACGGCCAGAAGCGGGAAAGCGAACTATCACAGGAAACCATGCGCCACTATGTGCGGAGCACTCTGCAATCGAACGAGGAAAAGGATCTGTTCGCGTCCCTTATCGACCACTTTTCCGGCATCATTATCAGCGAAGCACTGAACCTCACCGGCGGCAACCGCAGTCAGGCGGCAAAACTGCTCGGCCTATCCCGACCTACGCTTCTGGCCAAAATCGAGAAGTACGGCATCACCATCGAAGCCTCGGCCAAAATGAGTTAG